One window of Paenibacillus sp. JQZ6Y-1 genomic DNA carries:
- a CDS encoding HD-GYP domain-containing protein, translated as MTILRLLPITSLQPGMRLAKKIYNDEGVVLLAESAELTSGIIRKLYNHGLDYVYIQDKDTDDVMAEDIISAETKRRALKEIRTQFCSLADPHVQKKMYPVIGKSFAGIVDTILKELSSNPEVMVMLMSMHTKDHYLYHHSLNVCIYTLLLGKVHGYSTDELRVLGIGSLLHDVGKAYIPDDILFKPGKLTDDEYNTIKLHTEYGFKILKDEPGIPLLAAHCAYQHHERLNGSGYPRGIKEPDIHDYAKWIGIADSYDALTTSRVYRAAMLPHQALDVLYSGSGTLYDRSMLEVFKSRIAIYPIGVTVTLSNGFKGVVVHIHSEIPQRPIVRILFNEQGERLAAPFDLDLLAHHSVMITEVEGMNSHMPSATV; from the coding sequence GTGACTATATTGAGGCTATTACCGATTACTTCGCTCCAACCCGGGATGCGACTGGCCAAAAAAATCTATAATGACGAAGGTGTCGTACTGCTGGCGGAAAGTGCTGAGCTAACATCCGGTATCATCCGAAAACTGTATAATCACGGGTTGGATTATGTCTATATTCAGGACAAGGATACCGATGACGTGATGGCAGAGGATATTATCTCCGCCGAAACCAAACGCAGAGCACTCAAGGAAATCCGTACGCAATTTTGCAGCCTTGCCGATCCGCATGTGCAAAAGAAGATGTATCCAGTTATTGGCAAGTCATTTGCCGGTATTGTCGATACCATATTGAAAGAACTGAGCAGCAATCCAGAAGTGATGGTCATGCTGATGAGTATGCACACCAAGGATCACTATCTGTATCATCACTCCTTGAATGTTTGCATTTATACATTGCTGCTGGGCAAGGTGCACGGCTATTCTACGGATGAGCTTCGTGTGCTAGGTATCGGTTCCTTACTACATGATGTCGGCAAAGCATATATCCCAGACGACATTCTGTTCAAGCCCGGTAAGCTGACTGATGACGAATACAACACGATTAAGCTGCATACCGAATACGGCTTCAAAATCCTCAAGGATGAACCCGGTATTCCACTGCTGGCTGCCCATTGTGCTTATCAGCATCATGAGCGCTTGAATGGAAGTGGCTATCCACGCGGAATCAAAGAACCCGACATTCACGATTATGCGAAATGGATTGGTATCGCTGATTCCTACGATGCGCTAACTACCAGCCGTGTGTACCGTGCTGCTATGCTGCCGCATCAGGCACTGGATGTGCTGTATTCTGGTTCCGGCACGCTGTACGATCGTTCCATGCTGGAAGTATTCAAAAGTCGAATCGCCATTTATCCGATTGGTGTGACCGTGACACTCAGCAATGGCTTCAAAGGCGTTGTGGTGCATATTCACTCCGAGATTCCGCAGCGTCCAATTGTACGCATCCTGTTTAATGAACAAGGCGAGCGTCTCGCGGCTCCATTCGACCTTGATCTGCTCGCCCATCATTCCGTGATGATTACCGAGGTGGAGGGCATGAATTCGCATATGCCCTCAGCAACCGTCTGA
- a CDS encoding SDR family oxidoreductase, translated as METNLAGKSVFVAAGSKGLGRASALEFAREGAQVTIASRNAEHLQQAAAEIKQITGQNVHQVVMDVSDGEQIQQALHEAVRHYGRLDVLVTNAGGPRSGTFADMDDAAWQQAFEANLLSTIRLIRAALPFLQQAGESRIVNIASTSVKQPIDGLILSNVYRAGIQALTKTLASEYADAGVLINTVAPGRIATDRVMELDSQHASSQGIPLEQVQADAVRSIPLGRLGTPEEFGRMVMFYGSFANTYVTGQSLIVDGGAIRAF; from the coding sequence ATGGAAACGAATTTAGCTGGAAAAAGTGTGTTTGTTGCGGCGGGCAGCAAGGGTTTGGGGCGAGCAAGTGCATTGGAATTTGCTCGCGAAGGCGCGCAGGTGACAATCGCTAGCCGCAACGCAGAGCATCTTCAACAGGCAGCCGCCGAGATTAAACAAATTACTGGTCAGAATGTGCATCAGGTTGTGATGGATGTAAGCGATGGTGAGCAAATTCAGCAGGCGCTGCATGAGGCGGTGCGTCATTATGGGCGATTGGATGTGCTGGTTACGAATGCTGGCGGACCGCGTAGTGGGACATTTGCCGATATGGACGATGCCGCATGGCAGCAAGCATTTGAAGCCAATTTGCTCAGTACGATTCGGTTAATCCGAGCAGCGCTCCCCTTTTTACAGCAGGCGGGTGAGAGTCGGATTGTCAATATCGCGTCCACTTCAGTTAAGCAGCCGATTGATGGCTTAATTCTGTCGAATGTGTATCGCGCAGGTATTCAAGCGCTCACCAAGACACTGGCGTCGGAATATGCCGATGCTGGTGTGCTGATCAATACGGTTGCGCCGGGGCGCATCGCCACAGATCGCGTGATGGAGTTGGACAGTCAACATGCGAGTAGTCAAGGCATACCACTAGAACAGGTACAGGCGGACGCGGTACGCTCTATTCCGCTCGGTCGTTTGGGTACACCAGAGGAATTTGGACGGATGGTCATGTTCTACGGTTCCTTTGCGAATACGTATGTAACGGGGCAATCGCTGATTGTGGATGGCGGGGCAATTCGGGCATTCTAA
- a CDS encoding cupin domain-containing protein yields MNNVGIWELVEPGVRRKVFEPGQSLMMMEVHFEAGSKSSEHSHPHEQMSYCMKGRFQFVIDGEVHELHAGKALAIPAGALHSAKALAPGILLDSFTPLREDLLS; encoded by the coding sequence CTGAACAATGTAGGGATTTGGGAATTGGTTGAGCCGGGCGTTCGCCGCAAAGTATTTGAACCGGGGCAGTCGCTGATGATGATGGAAGTGCATTTTGAAGCAGGTTCCAAAAGCAGCGAGCATTCCCACCCCCATGAGCAAATGAGCTATTGCATGAAAGGGCGCTTCCAGTTTGTGATCGACGGCGAAGTGCATGAGCTGCATGCAGGCAAAGCATTGGCTATTCCTGCTGGAGCGCTGCATTCGGCTAAGGCGCTTGCGCCGGGAATCCTGCTGGACTCCTTTACTCCATTACGCGAAGACCTGTTGAGCTAA
- a CDS encoding MGMT family protein codes for MQPFTKRVIEVISSIPPGRVMSYGQVAAAAGSPRAARQVVRVLHSMSAAHQLPWHRVINKLGEIAIQDDESASEQRIRLEEEGVGFTLDGRVLLEQFRHEVDDVGGEDIHHL; via the coding sequence ATGCAACCTTTTACAAAGCGAGTCATTGAAGTCATCTCTTCCATCCCGCCCGGACGAGTAATGAGTTATGGTCAGGTTGCCGCAGCAGCAGGCAGTCCGCGCGCCGCTCGTCAGGTAGTACGTGTGCTGCATTCGATGAGCGCTGCTCATCAGCTGCCATGGCATCGGGTGATCAATAAGCTGGGTGAGATTGCGATTCAGGATGACGAATCCGCGTCTGAACAGCGCATCCGGTTGGAGGAGGAAGGCGTAGGCTTTACATTAGACGGACGGGTGCTGCTCGAGCAATTCCGGCATGAGGTGGATGATGTGGGCGGAGAAGACATTCACCACCTATAA
- a CDS encoding PAS domain-containing protein — MFAARKNSSTVQELLEASRRLAKDPTAPMQLQTEDPAMREIMENINQAVHTIRQKKQGIAMRMNLVTKAIHVGLWDMEVEAGDPVNPNNAFTWTDEFRHMLGYQNLQDFPDVLDSWASRLHPEDTDWVLQALADHLLDHSGRTPYDIEYRLKLKSGEYRWFRATGTTVRDSSGVPLRIAGALFDVHDRRTKDEELQMLVTRYDLINKALVEAPWDMVVEAGDPINPNNEFWWSPQFRQTLGFRDEHDFPNVLSSWSDRLHPEDKQEALDAFAAHLNDHTGRTPFAIDYRLQLKSGEYRWYHAGGTTNRDAKGLPMRVAGTIRDITFEKNKDHVVDAMTERMSQLSQSISEMTIAINSVTGQAQDLAAAQEHSTDAANKAKSSADETKNISVFIREIANQTNMLGLNASIEAARAGELGRGFSVVADEVRKLAIHSADATENIEKSLTEMKDQIEEILQQISNMTALTQSQAALTQQLNASMDEINHMSQSLTEFAKQI; from the coding sequence ATTTTTGCCGCCAGAAAGAATTCGTCCACTGTACAAGAATTGCTGGAAGCTAGCCGTCGTCTTGCGAAAGATCCAACTGCCCCAATGCAATTGCAAACCGAAGACCCAGCTATGCGTGAGATTATGGAAAATATCAATCAAGCTGTGCATACGATTCGTCAGAAAAAGCAAGGCATTGCGATGCGTATGAATCTTGTCACCAAAGCCATTCATGTCGGTCTGTGGGATATGGAAGTGGAAGCAGGCGATCCGGTCAACCCGAACAATGCGTTCACATGGACAGATGAATTCCGCCATATGCTCGGCTATCAGAATTTGCAGGACTTCCCCGATGTGTTGGATAGCTGGGCTTCCCGTCTGCATCCAGAGGATACCGATTGGGTATTGCAAGCGCTGGCTGACCATTTGCTGGATCACAGTGGACGCACCCCTTACGATATCGAATATCGCCTGAAGCTGAAAAGCGGCGAATATCGTTGGTTCCGTGCAACGGGTACAACGGTGCGCGATAGCAGTGGTGTACCGTTGCGCATCGCTGGAGCGCTGTTCGATGTACATGACAGACGCACCAAAGATGAAGAGCTGCAAATGCTCGTCACTCGCTATGATCTAATCAACAAGGCTCTGGTTGAAGCACCGTGGGATATGGTGGTTGAAGCTGGTGATCCGATCAATCCGAACAACGAATTTTGGTGGTCTCCACAATTTCGTCAAACGCTCGGTTTCCGTGACGAGCACGATTTCCCGAATGTACTGAGCAGCTGGAGTGACCGTTTACACCCAGAAGACAAGCAAGAGGCGCTGGATGCGTTTGCTGCGCATCTGAATGACCATACTGGTCGTACGCCATTTGCTATTGACTACCGCTTGCAGCTCAAGAGCGGCGAATACCGCTGGTACCATGCAGGCGGAACGACGAACCGCGATGCCAAAGGATTGCCAATGCGTGTTGCTGGTACGATTCGCGATATTACATTTGAAAAGAACAAAGATCATGTTGTGGATGCCATGACAGAGCGTATGTCACAGCTGTCACAATCGATCAGTGAAATGACGATTGCGATCAACTCCGTAACAGGGCAGGCACAGGATCTGGCAGCTGCGCAAGAGCACTCCACTGATGCTGCCAACAAAGCAAAAAGCAGTGCTGATGAAACGAAAAATATCTCTGTCTTTATCCGTGAGATAGCCAATCAAACCAATATGCTCGGTTTGAATGCCTCCATTGAGGCTGCTCGTGCGGGCGAACTGGGACGCGGCTTCTCTGTTGTAGCAGACGAAGTACGCAAGCTGGCGATTCATAGTGCCGATGCAACCGAGAACATCGAGAAAAGTCTGACTGAAATGAAGGATCAGATCGAAGAAATCCTACAGCAAATCAGCAACATGACTGCGCTGACGCAATCACAGGCAGCACTTACTCAGCAGCTCAATGCTTCCATGGACGAGATCAATCATATGTCCCAATCGCTGACAGAGTTTGCGAAACAGATCTAA
- the pyk gene encoding pyruvate kinase produces MLRTKIICTMGPACDSVDMLKEMIKAGMTVARLNMAHGELEDHVMRINNVRKAAAELNTFIPIMMDIKGPEVRIGKLKEASFELRTGNKLILTTEEILGDAERIGVNYPQLNQDVNEGDRILLDDGLIDLTVLEVKDSEIVCEIVSGGMIKPRKGVNLPGIHTSLPGVTERDVMHIHFGLEQNIEMIAASFVRKGDDIREIRSILAKNNAEDVQIYSKIENAEGMENLDDIIEASDGIMVARGDLGVEVPIQDVPALQKEMIDKCNVAGKPVIVATHMLESMQVNPRPTRSEVSDVANAVLQGADVIMLSGESAAGKYPVQSVQTMAAVARRAETMIDYQEQFSRKRAQQSTNITEVISQGAVSASLELNAKAIIISTESGFTARMISKYRPNAPIIAVTHNEAVLNKLCLLSGVIPVHGEEVSSTDEMFDSAIRNAVTTGHIAAGDIVVLSAGVPIGQSGNTNLLKIQQV; encoded by the coding sequence ATGCTGAGAACGAAGATTATTTGTACCATGGGACCTGCTTGTGACTCGGTGGATATGCTGAAAGAAATGATCAAAGCGGGCATGACCGTAGCGCGTCTGAATATGGCGCACGGCGAACTGGAAGATCATGTAATGCGTATCAACAACGTGCGCAAGGCTGCTGCTGAGCTGAACACGTTTATCCCGATCATGATGGATATCAAAGGTCCAGAAGTACGTATCGGCAAACTGAAAGAAGCATCCTTTGAACTGCGTACCGGCAACAAGCTGATTCTGACTACGGAAGAAATTCTGGGCGATGCCGAGCGTATCGGCGTGAACTATCCGCAATTGAACCAAGACGTGAACGAAGGCGACCGCATCCTGCTGGATGATGGACTGATCGACCTGACCGTGCTGGAAGTCAAAGATAGCGAGATTGTCTGCGAAATCGTCAGCGGCGGTATGATCAAGCCTCGTAAAGGTGTAAACCTGCCGGGTATCCATACCTCCCTGCCAGGCGTAACAGAGCGCGATGTAATGCACATTCACTTCGGTCTGGAGCAAAACATCGAGATGATCGCTGCTTCCTTCGTCCGCAAAGGCGATGACATTCGCGAAATTCGCAGCATTTTGGCAAAAAACAATGCCGAAGATGTACAAATTTATTCCAAAATCGAAAATGCTGAAGGCATGGAAAATCTCGATGACATCATCGAAGCGTCCGACGGTATCATGGTTGCCCGTGGCGACCTCGGGGTAGAAGTGCCTATTCAAGACGTACCGGCACTGCAAAAGGAAATGATCGACAAATGTAATGTAGCGGGTAAACCCGTTATTGTAGCTACACATATGCTGGAATCGATGCAGGTGAACCCGCGTCCAACTCGCTCCGAAGTGAGTGACGTGGCAAACGCTGTGCTGCAAGGCGCTGATGTCATCATGCTGTCTGGCGAATCCGCTGCGGGTAAATACCCAGTACAATCGGTACAAACGATGGCTGCGGTAGCGCGTCGCGCCGAGACGATGATTGATTATCAGGAGCAATTCTCACGTAAACGAGCACAGCAATCAACCAACATTACCGAAGTAATCAGTCAGGGCGCTGTGAGCGCATCGCTGGAGCTGAACGCAAAAGCGATCATCATCTCCACCGAAAGCGGCTTTACCGCTCGCATGATCTCCAAATATCGTCCAAACGCACCGATCATTGCTGTCACACACAACGAAGCTGTGCTGAACAAGCTGTGTCTGCTGTCCGGTGTCATTCCGGTACACGGCGAAGAAGTATCCAGCACAGACGAAATGTTCGACTCTGCGATTCGCAATGCTGTGACAACGGGTCATATCGCTGCTGGCGATATTGTCGTTCTGTCCGCTGGCGTTCCAATCGGGCAATCAGGGAATACCAACCTGCTCAAAATTCAACAGGTTTGA
- a CDS encoding helix-turn-helix transcriptional regulator: MLQLTNVHEDHRMEWYEERQLDRYSYILSLCTYGNCVYWVDGQKRIVEKGELLLIPPCCFYYGKSIPTHVHTKQVLHFRTKEQIQISTDSDIHQLPLLQRDQVLHIKPGSYERLHDLIKQIVVQWREKPAYYELMSQGVLLQLLVEINREYDRGQMRDDKQRLVEQMKRYIQQHYSSRVTKEQLGDVIRRTPNYAATLFKDVTGQTISQYMHDERMKRAVYMLTESQLTVSEIAEFLGYPEVSYFYRIFKKKMGMPPAEMMQERPPMR; the protein is encoded by the coding sequence ATGCTACAGCTAACCAATGTACACGAAGATCATCGGATGGAATGGTATGAGGAGCGTCAGTTGGACCGATACAGTTATATCCTGAGTTTATGTACATATGGCAATTGTGTGTACTGGGTAGATGGGCAGAAGAGAATTGTGGAAAAAGGAGAGCTGCTGCTGATTCCGCCATGCTGCTTTTATTATGGCAAAAGCATTCCAACTCATGTTCATACGAAGCAGGTTCTTCATTTTAGAACAAAGGAACAGATACAGATCAGCACAGACAGCGATATACACCAGCTACCGCTTTTACAGCGTGATCAGGTGCTACATATCAAGCCCGGCAGCTATGAGCGATTGCACGACCTGATCAAGCAAATTGTTGTACAATGGCGGGAAAAGCCAGCGTATTACGAACTGATGAGTCAAGGCGTGCTGCTGCAATTGCTGGTAGAGATCAACCGCGAGTACGACCGCGGACAGATGCGCGATGACAAGCAGCGACTGGTAGAGCAGATGAAGCGGTATATCCAGCAGCATTACAGCTCACGTGTAACCAAGGAGCAGCTGGGTGATGTCATTCGGCGTACACCGAATTACGCCGCGACCCTGTTCAAGGATGTGACCGGTCAGACGATCAGCCAGTATATGCACGATGAGCGGATGAAGCGCGCTGTCTATATGCTGACCGAATCGCAATTAACGGTGTCGGAGATTGCAGAGTTTCTCGGCTATCCCGAGGTGTCGTACTTTTATCGGATTTTTAAAAAGAAAATGGGGATGCCGCCTGCCGAGATGATGCAGGAGCGTCCACCGATGCGATAG
- a CDS encoding AraC family transcriptional regulator, with amino-acid sequence MPLNHTIYTESEAHQPMDLKLIFFGKEECLPGHAWGPGVRDDYILHYVHEGTGIFRLGEGEYRLSAHQGFLIPPNTVVQYEADPEQPWVYSWIGFRGLHARTLMERAGLTPEEPVYRFGDERISTSHQGVNGSTVDTLWKPMLPPTLSSFYEQLLSTSHQPAGDIHAQGILYQIMYELIARLPVPDHGKGRSRSKELHIRQAIDYIETNYSQKITVLDISHSVRLDRTYLSSLFKEKFGLSLQAFMLEYRMNRAVELLQHTALSIGEISRSVGYDDPFLFSKMFKKLKGVSPKHMRSQAN; translated from the coding sequence ATGCCGCTGAATCATACAATTTATACCGAATCTGAAGCGCATCAGCCAATGGACTTGAAGCTGATCTTTTTTGGCAAGGAAGAATGCTTGCCGGGGCATGCGTGGGGACCAGGCGTACGTGACGATTATATTTTGCATTATGTTCATGAGGGTACAGGGATTTTCCGATTGGGTGAGGGGGAATATCGGTTATCTGCGCATCAGGGCTTTCTGATTCCACCGAATACCGTCGTGCAGTACGAAGCAGATCCAGAGCAGCCGTGGGTGTATTCGTGGATCGGTTTTCGCGGGCTGCATGCCAGAACGCTGATGGAACGTGCCGGATTAACACCAGAGGAGCCTGTCTATCGCTTTGGCGATGAGCGCATCTCTACTTCTCATCAAGGCGTTAATGGTTCAACAGTAGATACCTTATGGAAGCCGATGTTACCGCCAACACTAAGCAGCTTTTACGAACAATTGTTATCTACCTCACATCAGCCTGCTGGCGATATTCATGCGCAGGGCATTTTATACCAGATCATGTACGAGCTAATCGCGCGGCTGCCTGTACCAGATCATGGCAAAGGTCGTTCCCGCTCCAAGGAGCTACATATCCGGCAAGCCATCGACTATATCGAAACGAACTACAGCCAAAAGATCACCGTGCTGGACATCTCTCATTCCGTGCGATTGGATCGTACGTATCTGTCCAGTTTGTTTAAGGAAAAGTTCGGTCTGTCGCTGCAAGCCTTTATGCTGGAATACCGCATGAATCGGGCGGTGGAGCTGCTTCAGCATACCGCATTATCCATCGGCGAAATTTCGCGTTCGGTCGGCTATGATGACCCATTTCTCTTTTCCAAAATGTTCAAAAAGCTCAAGGGTGTCTCGCCCAAGCATATGCGCAGCCAAGCCAACTGA
- a CDS encoding NlpC/P60 family protein translates to MNQATQLSQTARSPRGIIMLWMMGIILLLGTLLPSGVHAAEGGATVMQDQDCTINSKTRKHYVNVAVATLWTQPGLARKLDQSSLSTPVDMEQWTADMNTADKRRWLTGKTETQALYGQEVRLLQVKGDWAYVAVVGQSTPKSKYGYPGWLPKQQILTTTNGAAYSECPTAIVKDKTAQLYGENRQSKLLTLSFNTRLPVTSTSTNGWVQVHTPDNQSAWLKSSAVDVYKQLSDIPAPTGADLVRTGKQFLGLPYLWAGISAYGFDCSGFTSTIYGFHGISLPRDASAQIKEGTAVSWSQLQPGDLMFFAHDNGKGNVHHVSMYIGNGQMMHSPKAGKTVEIISINTPAYKTEFAGARRYIQ, encoded by the coding sequence ATGAATCAAGCGACACAATTATCACAAACAGCACGTTCTCCGCGCGGCATAATCATGCTCTGGATGATGGGCATCATACTGCTGCTAGGCACGTTACTGCCATCTGGAGTACACGCTGCTGAAGGGGGAGCGACGGTCATGCAGGATCAGGATTGCACCATCAACAGCAAGACGCGCAAGCATTATGTGAATGTGGCGGTCGCTACGCTATGGACACAGCCCGGATTGGCACGCAAGCTGGATCAATCCTCGCTGTCCACTCCGGTTGATATGGAGCAATGGACGGCTGATATGAACACTGCTGACAAGCGCCGCTGGCTGACCGGCAAAACAGAAACGCAAGCGTTGTACGGTCAGGAGGTTCGTTTACTACAGGTGAAGGGCGACTGGGCATATGTAGCCGTTGTCGGACAATCTACACCCAAGAGCAAATATGGCTACCCCGGCTGGTTACCGAAACAGCAAATTCTAACCACCACCAATGGCGCTGCTTACAGTGAATGCCCAACCGCCATTGTGAAGGATAAAACAGCACAGCTGTACGGCGAGAATCGTCAGAGCAAGCTGCTTACCTTGAGCTTCAATACACGTTTGCCAGTTACATCCACATCGACTAACGGCTGGGTACAGGTGCATACCCCCGATAATCAATCGGCATGGCTGAAAAGCAGTGCGGTTGATGTGTACAAGCAATTGTCGGACATTCCTGCACCAACGGGAGCCGATCTAGTACGTACGGGCAAGCAGTTCCTCGGACTGCCTTACCTGTGGGCAGGGATCTCAGCATACGGATTTGACTGCTCTGGCTTTACATCGACTATTTACGGCTTCCACGGCATAAGCCTGCCGCGCGATGCTTCCGCTCAGATCAAGGAAGGAACTGCGGTAAGCTGGAGTCAATTGCAGCCTGGCGATCTGATGTTCTTCGCTCATGATAACGGCAAAGGCAATGTTCATCATGTGTCGATGTATATCGGCAACGGTCAGATGATGCACTCGCCCAAAGCAGGCAAAACGGTTGAAATCATCTCGATCAACACCCCTGCTTACAAAACAGAATTTGCTGGGGCAAGACGATATATTCAGTAA